Genomic segment of Umezawaea sp. Da 62-37:
CAACGACGACCGGGTGAACAAGGCGATCGCGCGCGTGGTCGACCGCGTCAACCAGACGCCCGCGATCACCCCGGAGAACCAGCCCGCCTACGTCGAGCCGACCGACGAGGAGGTCATCCCGGTCGAACTCGGCGGGACGATCAAGCTCGTGCCGCGGGCCACGGTCCGGTTCGTGGAGGCGCAGGGCGACTACGCCCGCCTGCACACCGCCGAGGGCAGCCACTTGGTCCGCATCCCGTTGGCGCAGCTCGAGGAGCGCTGGGCCAACGCGGGCTTCGTCCGCATCCACCGCTCGTACCTGGTGGCGCTGCCCCTGGTCAGCGAACTGCGCATGACGTCGAACGGCTACGCGGTCGTCATCGGCAGCGGTGCCGACGCGAAGGAGCTGCCGGTGAGCCGTCGGCACACGCGGGAGCTGAAGGAGCGCATCGTGCGTCCGCCCAAGAGCAGCTGGGGATGACCAGGAACGACACGGGGTCGGGGCCTCCCGGTCAGCCCGACCAGCCGCAGCCGGGTGAGCGCGACGCCTGGTTGGAGGTGTCCGGGCGCAAGCAGCGGCGGCGGCGGGTGGTGCTGGCCGACGCCAAGGGCCGCGGTCGGGCGATGCGCACGATCATCGAGCTCGAGGAGCAGACCAGCGTCGGGGAGAAGCTGGTCCGCGACCTGATCACCACCCAGCTGCGGACGGCGTTCCTGCTGGGCGCGGGGACGCTGCTGGTGCTGTGCGCGCTGCCCGCGCTGTTCCTGTGGGTCCCGGCGATCTCCGACGTGCAGCTGGCGGGTGTGCGGCTGCCCTGGATCATCCTGGCGCTGCTGCCGTTCCCGGCCCTGTACGGCGTCGGGTACTGGTTCCGCCACACCGCCGAGCGCCACGAGCGCGACTTCGTGAGCATGGTCGACCGCTGACATGACCAAGGACCTGTGGAGCCTGACCGGCGTGGTGGTGGTCGCCGTGGTCACGTTCCTGCTCGGCTTCGTGGGGTCCCGGCGCGCGAACACCACACCGGACTTCCTGGTCGCCCGCCGCGCGGTGCCGTCGACCCGCAACGCCGCCGCGATCTCCGGCGAGTACCTGTCCGCCGCGTCGTTCCTCGGCGTCGCGGGCCTGGTGCTCAAGGACGGCATCGACGCGCTCTGGTACCCGATCGGCTTCACGGCGGGGTACCTGGCGCTGATGCTGTTCGTCGCCGCGCCGCTGCGCCGGTCCGGCGCGTACACGCTGCCGGACTTCGCCGAGGCCCGCCTCGGGTCGGCGGGTCTGCGGCACGTGTGCACGTTCTTCGTGGTCTGCATCGGCGTGCTGTACCTGGTGCCGCAGCTGCAAAGCGCGGGCCTGACGCTGAACACGATCACCGGACTGCCCGCGTGGCTGGGCGGCGCCGTCGTGACGGCGATCGTGGTGATCAACGTGCTCGGCGGCGGGATGCGCGCGATCACGCTGGTGCAGGCCTTCCAGTACTGGGGCAAGCTGTTCGCGATCGCGGCGCCGACGTTCATCCTGTTCACGGTGTTCCTGACGGGCCCGAACACCGGTGCGCAGCGGATCGACGACACCGGGCTGCTGCGGTTCACCGAGGACATCACCTTCACCACCGGCGAACCCGTGCGGGTGCTGGCCCCGGAGGCGATGAACCTCCAGGTCGACGGCGTCGTGAACGGCACGCCGGTCGACGGGATGGTGCTGTGGAACAAGGGTTCCTACGCGCTCGGCCGCGAGACGACGTTGAGCGTCAAGGCGGGCATGGCGGTCCCGGTCGTCGACGGTGCGCCGAACACGAACGAGAGCTGGCTGAAACCCCAGCAGGACGGGCTTCCCGGCCTGTTCGAGACGTACTCGCTGATCTTCGCGACGTTCCTCGGCACCATGGGGCTCCCGCACGTGCTGGTGCGCTTCTACACGAACCCCGACGGCACGGCGGCCCGCCGGACGGCGCTGCACGTGCTGTACCTGCTGGGCCTGTTCTACATCTTCCCCACGGTGCTGGGCGTGGTGTCGCGCCAGTTCCTGCCGCAACTGCTGGTGACCGGCAAGACGGACGCCGCCGTGCTGATGCTGCCGAACACGATGATGCCCAACCTGGGCGGCCAGATCCTCGGCGCGGTCGTGGCGGCGGGCGCGTTCGCCGCGTTCCTGTCGACGTCGTCTGGCCTGGTCGTGAGCGTCGCCGGGGTGGTGTCGACCGACATCCTGCCGGGCAAGGTGCGGGACTTCCGGTGGGCGACGGTGCTGACCGGCGCGGTCGCGATCGGCCTCGCGCTGGTCCTGCCGCGCGGCGACGCGTCCCTCACGGTGGCGATGTCGTTCGCGCTGGCCGCGTCGACGTTCTGCCCGATGCTGGTGCTCGGCATCTGGTGGCGCGGCCTCACCTGGGTCGGCGCGGTCTGCGGGCTGGTCGCGGGCGGCGGGC
This window contains:
- a CDS encoding LytTR family DNA-binding domain-containing protein; translated protein: MSTHDNTGLLVLAVDDEAPGLSEIKFLLESSPHIRRVLTAFDAAEALRILRGDYDEEVMQRSKEGRPPVDAVFADINMPGLSGTDLARVLNAFRAPPALVFVTGVEHSEAVVAFEVGALDFVTKPINDDRVNKAIARVVDRVNQTPAITPENQPAYVEPTDEEVIPVELGGTIKLVPRATVRFVEAQGDYARLHTAEGSHLVRIPLAQLEERWANAGFVRIHRSYLVALPLVSELRMTSNGYAVVIGSGADAKELPVSRRHTRELKERIVRPPKSSWG
- a CDS encoding cation acetate symporter; the encoded protein is MTKDLWSLTGVVVVAVVTFLLGFVGSRRANTTPDFLVARRAVPSTRNAAAISGEYLSAASFLGVAGLVLKDGIDALWYPIGFTAGYLALMLFVAAPLRRSGAYTLPDFAEARLGSAGLRHVCTFFVVCIGVLYLVPQLQSAGLTLNTITGLPAWLGGAVVTAIVVINVLGGGMRAITLVQAFQYWGKLFAIAAPTFILFTVFLTGPNTGAQRIDDTGLLRFTEDITFTTGEPVRVLAPEAMNLQVDGVVNGTPVDGMVLWNKGSYALGRETTLSVKAGMAVPVVDGAPNTNESWLKPQQDGLPGLFETYSLIFATFLGTMGLPHVLVRFYTNPDGTAARRTALHVLYLLGLFYIFPTVLGVVSRQFLPQLLVTGKTDAAVLMLPNTMMPNLGGQILGAVVAAGAFAAFLSTSSGLVVSVAGVVSTDILPGKVRDFRWATVLTGAVAIGLALVLPRGDASLTVAMSFALAASTFCPMLVLGIWWRGLTWVGAVCGLVAGGGLVILAQITTVISSYTGHWAPSVASQPALLTVPIAFATMIVVSKGTSRRRPDDVNQILLRLHAPDPLGFIRDRDVARFGSAEERARLEAKHRGTSPPRPVA